The Caenorhabditis elegans chromosome II genome has a segment encoding these proteins:
- the Y27F2A.10 gene encoding G_PROTEIN_RECEP_F1_2 domain-containing protein (Predicted), with amino-acid sequence MYNKSLCTELSKLQTMIIASSFVQIECLTICFVAKHQIFAKLLNRHIVSRISYYFGAAGFTCVPIIVVIAISQANVYQEYQHIETCYPEYLARFKNLSDFAIYTFNEWCYFLAVLACMEALFCVTVAVITTWDMFKMLKALQLRVSKIQLQRYKSAIISLVSQMAASLLLLVAFVCLLATVLTNFSANQAIAELALLIGAQHSIVNVIVLITTTPPYRDHVSGYFMKLLKPKLVGPAAVGMLSEASRNPILIKL; translated from the exons ATGTATAATAAATCACTTTGCACTGAACTGTCGAAATTGCAGACAATGATTATAGCTTCTTCATTTGTTCAAATAGAATGTCTGACTATTTGCTTTGTAGCTAAACATCAAATCTTCGCAAAATTACTCAATCGGCACATAGTATCAAGAATCAGTTACTACTTTGGAGCAGCTGGTTTTACATGTGTCCCAATAATAGTTGTTATCGCTATCAGCCAAGCTAATGTTTACCAGGAGTATCAGCATATTGAAACCTGCTACCCAGAGTACCTTGCtagatttaaaaatcttaGTGACTTCGCAATCTACACGTTCAACGAATGGTGCTATTTTCTCGCAGTTTTGGCTTGCATGGAAGCACTATTCTGCGTTACTGTAGCTGTCATTACAACATGGGATATGTTCAAGATGTTAAAAGCCCTACAGCTAAGAGTCTCTAAAATACAGCTCCAGCGTTACAAATCTGCAATTATCAGTCTTGTATCCCAGATGGCAGCTTCATTATTGCTATTGGTTGCCTTCGTCTGCTTACTAGCCACCGTACTGACAAATTTTAGCGCTAATCAAG CAATCGCGGAGCTTGCCCTATTAATTGGTGCTCAACACTCGATAGTCAATGTAATAGTGCTCATCACCACTACTCCGCCATACCGAGATCATGTATCTGGGTACTTCATGAAACTATTAAAGCCCAAGTTAGTTGGTCCTGCGGCAGTGGGAATGCTGAGTGAAGCATCTCGAAATCCGATTTTGATCAAGTTATAG
- the sri-40 gene encoding Serpentine Receptor, class I (Confirmed by transcript evidence): MDITFELPVWLVWFYHCMGTISFLLNTFTIYLALFKSDTIDNFRYCILVFQLLCTLTDFYLTFLMQPIPLFPIIAGYCSGFLAVYLNASTHYLMAFMMASMSAQMEWLVYCFIKKHQTIGKILSTHIIPAKLFFVGEAGIPVLPVAVFVLYSMAGMDREEQLGYVLENYPQFFAGFTSLSNFAIYTLNFWFLLIAAVSLIGGLICGLVFTYSTLDMFKMLRSVQRRISTASYNRHEAAVKSLLAQFSVTSLCVGPPVMFVVVVMSKFRYAQVTVQLLLAIFASHSSVNALVLVATTPPFRNFVLRKPPKRIFALNISTVL, encoded by the exons ATGGATATCACATTCGAATTACCCGTATGGCTGGTGTGGTTTTACCATTGCATGGGTACAATTTCCTTTCTACTGAACACATTCACCATCTACCTCGCCCTTTTTAAAAGCGATACAATCGACAATTTTCGGTATTGCATTTTAGTTTTCCAG CTTCTATGTACTCTAACGGACTTTTACTTGACATTTCTTATGCAGCCGATCCCGTTGTTCCCTATAATCGCAGGATATTGCTCTGGGTTTCTGGCAGTTTATCTGAATGCTTCTACGCATTATTTGATG GCGTTCATGATGGCTTCAATGTCGGCACAAATGGAATGGCTCGTGTACtgtttcatcaaaaaacaccagactattggaaaaatattgagtACACATATTATTcctgcaaaattattttttgttggtgaAGCCGGGATCCCGGTTCTGCCGGTTGCGGTCTTTGTATTGTACAGCATGGCCGGAATGGATCGGGAAGAGCAATTGGGCTATGTTCTAGAG aactatcCCCAATTCTTCGCCGGCTTCACCTCCCTctccaattttgcaatttacaCCCTGAACTTTTGGTTTCTGCTGATCGCCGCCGTTTCCCTCATCGGCGGCCTAATCTGTGGCCTAGTTTTTACCTATTCCACGTTGGACATGTTCAAAATGCTGAGAAGCGTTCAACGAAGGATCTCCACTGCTAGCTATAACCGCCACGAGGCCGCCGTAAAAAGTCTGCTGGCCCAGTTTTCGGTGACGTCACTGTGTGTGGGGCCTCCAGTGATGTTCGTGGTGGTTGTGATGAGCAAATTCCGGTATGCTCAGGTAACCGTGCAGCTTTTGCTGGCGATTTTTGCGTCACATTCGTCGGTTAATGCGTTGGTGCTTGTGGCGACAACTCCTCCGTTCAGGAATTTTGTTTTGAG aaaacctcCAAAACGAATATTTGCTCTCAATATTTCTACGGTTTTGTAA
- the Y27F2A.6 gene encoding Alpha-2,3-sialyltransferase (Confirmed by transcript evidence) — protein sequence MRGPFMFILGVIFSGFLFSMIYLKDNRIRDYQNSEAVMEKRVQRSSRVELVKSVDKCDCVSAKSGKTYNFCYKDPQNANSVGKKFSCDHLPILEKLSILEPSGSFVDLTDVAENSKNLIFASAASDDHYQNEVGTISAIYKYYPDAKFILYSLGLQAANISKLKSMFKNLEVRVFNTTGYPDYTNHWMEYRFKPLLLAELLREHSNIWWMDAHLSVKKPNMVELMMKEVADNTKKAETKVPVSIYFFIYSSHSNFATLNTALLDYFPTNSIGLLKDPNLGSQMGQKMSAKVLWKKCFESIKTVAKTVPSGAENSIKGVNNATSKMRASVDEIMKNRVEKQKLAEESEMAKLKKSLEGVSQANSDLKMKNLNLLIETSDLKSKSEHTISTSEHQKIVSKLHAEIENLTKSKESRFESLKTIFSFPKRDVEPGNSVQKSVSKLDLFKRCFEIFSAYAIADRLAKTLKKGIFLSPLVVIGAIFRKLTMKK from the exons ATGCGAGGACCTTTTATGTTCATTCTTGGTGtgattttttccggatttttatTCTCCATGATTTATTTAAAAGATAATAGAATTAGAGATTATCAG AATAGCGAAGCAGTAATGGAAAAGCGGGTCCAGAGAAGTTCAAGGGTCGAATTAGTAAAATCTGTAGATAAATGTGATTGTGTATCGgcaaaatctggaaaaacctACAATTTCTGCTATAAAGATCCACAGAATGCAAATTCTGTTGGCAAGAAATTCAGCTGCGatcatttgccgattttggaaaaactaa gTATCTTAGAGCCTTCGGGATCATTTGTCGATCTCACCGACgtagctgaaaattctaaaaatttgattttcgcaTCTGCAGCATCCGATGATCACTATCAAAATGAAGTTGGCACGATTTCAGCGATTTATAAGTATTATCCGGACGCCAAGTTCATATTATACAGTCTTGGACTACAAGCGGCCAACATTTCCAAGCTAAAATCCATGTTTAAAAACCTAGAAGTTCGAGTTTTCAATACAACCGGCTACCCGGATTATACGAATCATTGGATGGAGTATCGGTTTAAGCCACTACTCCTGGCGGAACTCCTGAGAGAGCATTCGAATATTTGGTGGATGGATGCACATTTGTCAGTGAAGAAGCCTAATATGGTGGAGCTGATGATGAAGGAGGTTGCGGACAATACTAAGAAAGCTGAGACAAAAGTG ccagtcTCCATATACTTCTTCATTTATTCCAGCCACAGTAACTTTGCCACATTAAACACAG CTCTGCTGGACTACTTCCCAACAAATTCGATAGGCCTTCTGAAGGACCCGAACCTCGGATCCCAGATGG gCCAAAAAATGTCAGCAAAAGTGCTATGGAAAAAGTGCTTCGAATCGATAAAAACAGTGGCAAAAACGGTTCCGAGCGGcgctgaaaattcgataaaaggAGTGAATAATGCG acttCAAAAATGCGTGCCAGCGTCGATGAAATTATGAAGAACCGTGtggaaaaacagaaattaGCCGAAGAATCTGAAATGGCAAAGCTGAAAAAGTCTCTGGAAGGCGTCTCTCAAGCAAATTCCGACTTAAAAATGAAGAACTTGAATCTTTTAATCGAGACGTCagatttgaaatcaaaatcgGAGCACACAATTTCGACAAGCGAACATCAGAAAATT gtCTCAAAATTACACGCCGAAATCGAAAATCTGACAAAATCCAAAGAATCGCGCTTTGAATCTCTCAAAACCATATTCAGTTTCCCGAAACGAGATGTGGAACCTGGAAACTCTGTTCAAAAATCTGTGTCGAAATTGGATTTATTCAAGAGATGTTTCGAGATTTTCAGTGCTTACG CGATAGCCGACCGCCTCGCCAAAACACTAAAAAAGGGCATCTTCCTCAGTCCATTGGTCGTCATTGGAGCAATCTTCCGAAAATTGACGATGAAAAAGTAG
- the Y27F2A.8 gene encoding F-box domain-containing protein (Confirmed by transcript evidence), with protein sequence MTSSAIPLPLFRLPFLAIEEVFKACSLFELTKLSFTSKNAKYHVTRYTSRRQFEGTLKIKLLGYAMKCELNTNKNDKLSADITFKFGPCMSAAELCNFNGRRIPINVTRRKKTIFVYCSTVTDGFEHFLDYFTGCILKLTVSLDSDDKMEGRLV encoded by the exons ATGACTAGCTCCGCTATTCCACTCCCTTTATTCCGTCTTCCTTTCTTGGCAATAGAAGAAGTTTTTAAGGCATGCTCGTTGTTTGagtt GACGAAGCTCTCATTTACTTCCAAGAACGCAAAATATCATGTCACTCGCTACACCAGCCGCCGTCAATTTGAAGGAACTTTAAAGATCAAGCTTCTCGGTTATGCAATGAAATGTGAATTGAACACAAATAAAAACGACAAACTCTCTGCAGACATCACTTTCAAGTTTGGTCCCTGTATGTCTGCTGCTGAGCTCTGCAACTTCAACGGTCGCCGTATCCCTATAAACGTGACTCGGCGCAAGAAAACCATTTTCGTTTACTGCTCAACTGTGACAGATGGCTTCGAGCATTTTTTGGACTACTTCACGGGATGCATCTTAAAACTGACGGTCTCTCTGGATAGTGATGATAAGATGGAAGGTCGTTTGGTGTGA
- the sri-78 gene encoding Serpentine Receptor, class I (Predicted) produces MVDFSVPFWLIYYLHGIGTISLLFDAFSVYLVMFKSSQIDNFRFFLLNFQIACSVTDFHITFLMQPVPLYPLMGGYALGFLPIKFGVSLHSCLTAVVFLYIYQVASMIVCFVRKNQSIAGTLTSFAIPAPLIIFLVGFLAVYTFSVVGMYFCSGITENEKIKFVEENLPEYLSSFQSLPNFSIYQANALLFIMVITAVTGGLLAFSFFMAVLYNIFRMLSFMKVQMSDTTYKRHRAAVWSLIAQFATSIICFLPPISLVFVVFLKLPNPQVIVELLLVVACLHSPANVTVLMFTFPPYRKFVCVTIFRQKPTGLEPISAKSSVMVSHLAK; encoded by the exons ATGGTCGACTTTTCGGTTCCATTTTGGCTCATCTACTATCTTCATGGAATCGGCACAATTTCCCTGCTCTTCGACGCTTTCTCTGTGTATTTGGTGATGTTCAAAAGCAGCCAGATTgataattttcggtttttcctgctcaattttcag aTTGCCTGCTCCGTTACAGATTTTCATATCACTTTCCTCATGCAACCGGTGCCCCTGTACCCTTTAATGGGTGGGTATGCCCTTGGATTTCTGCCaataaaatttggagtttCATTACATTCTTGCTTG acagctGTAGTGTTCCTATACATCTACCAAGTCGCTAGCATGATAGTTTGTTTCGttcggaaaaatcaatcaattgcCGGGACACTGACATCATTCGCTATTCCGGCTCCACTGATCATATTTCTAGTAGGGTTTCTGGCAGTCTACACGTTTTCAGTAGTTGGAATGTATTTTTGCTCGGGTATTACAGAGAATGAGAAGATTAAATTTGTTGAAGAG AACCTTCCCGAGTACCTATCATCTTTCCAATCCCTCCCGAACTTCTCCATTTACCAAGCCAACGCCCTTCTCTTTATCATGGTGATTACTGCTGTCACGGGCGGCCTACTAGCCTTTTCGTTCTTCATGGCAGTtttatataacatttttcgaatgttAAGTTTCATGAAAGTTCAAATGTCTGACACCACTTATAAGAGACATCGAGCCGCCGTATGGAGCTTAATTGCACAATTCGCCACGTCGATAATTTGCTTTTTACCACCAATTTCTCTGGTTTTCGTAGTGTTTTTGAAGCTACCTAATCCTCAGg TAATCGTAGAGCTTCTCCTTGTAGTCGCCTGCCTCCACTCGCCCGCCAACGTGACAGTCCTGATGTTCACGTTCCCGCCATACCGGAAGTTTGTTTGTGTGactattttcaggcaaaa accaaCAGGCTTGGAGCCGATATCTGCAAAGTCTTCAGTGATGGTTTCCCACTTggcaaaatga
- the Y27F2A.11 gene encoding Serpentine Receptor, class I (Partially confirmed by transcript evidence), which yields MFDINFSIAYWLSTYYHIIGVISMIVDLFSIYLILFKSNKLDNFRYFLLNFQVQLNFEKNIIFREHDFQISCVFTDICVTFLFQPVPLYPLLAGYNMGIGVRYGASLHVGIACITFLLCYQIGSMIICFVHKHQTIAGTLKKFNIPKYLLILMFAYFPAYTVSVASIYSRLSVPESLKFEFVATTYPDLLPEFKSLPNFSIYDFSVHFKIFIIYAITGGSIGFIVFSLVLLNIIRMLSQLRLKISKSNYQKHRNAIWSLLAQFATSSTIFLPPIVCSFVILLGFNGSQVIVETFLVLACLHSLINVLVLVVTCPPYRKFVISLVRKS from the exons ATGTTTGATATAAATTTCTCGATAGCTTATTGGCTGTCCACTTATTATCACATAATTGGTGTAATTTCTATGATAGTggatttattttctatttacctaatattattcaaaagtaACAAACTCGACAATTTCCGCTACTTCCTGCTCAATTTCCAGGTGcagttaaattttgaaaaaaatataatttttagagaacatgattttcagatttcatgTGTTTTTACGGATATTTGCGTGACGTTTTTGTTCCAGCCAGTTCCGTTGTATCCCTTGTTGGCTGGGTATAATATGGGGATTGGGGTCCGGTATGGAGCAAGTTTGCATGTTGGAATA GCATGTATAACCTTCCTACTTTGTTATCAAATAGGAAGTATGATTATTTGCTTTGTCCATAAACATCAAACAATTGCGGGGacattgaaaaagttcaatattccaaaatatttattgattctCATGTTTGCCTATTTCCCAGCCTACACCGTCAGTGTCGCAAGCATTTATTCTAGGCTCAGTGTTCCggaatctttgaaatttgaatttgtagcCACT acgtACCCCGACCTGTTACCCGAGTTCAAGTCTCTTCCCAACTTTTCCATCTACGATTTCTCCgtgcattttaaaattttcataatctaCGCAATCACCGGGGGATCTATTGGATTTATTGTTTTCAGCTTAGTCTTATTAAATATTATCCGTATGCTCAGCCAGCTCAGactgaaaatctcaaagtcAAACTACCAAAAGCACCGGAACGCAATTTGGAGCCTGTTGGCTCAATTTGCAACGTCATCGACAATTTTTCTACCGCCAATTGTATGTAGTTTTGTCATTTTGCTGGGGTTTAATGGGTCTCAAG taatcgtAGAAACATTTCTGGTACTTGCCTGTCTTCATTCTTTGATCAATGTATTGGTTCTCGTGGTCACCTGTCCGCCTTATAGGAAATTTGTGATAAGTTTGGTTAGAAAAAGTTga
- the Y27F2A.11 gene encoding Serpentine Receptor, class I (Partially confirmed by transcript evidence), with product MFDINFSIAYWLSTYYHIIGVISMIVDLFSIYLILFKSNKLDNFRYFLLNFQISCVFTDICVTFLFQPVPLYPLLAGYNMGIGVRYGASLHVGIACITFLLCYQIGSMIICFVHKHQTIAGTLKKFNIPKYLLILMFAYFPAYTVSVASIYSRLSVPESLKFEFVATTYPDLLPEFKSLPNFSIYDFSVHFKIFIIYAITGGSIGFIVFSLVLLNIIRMLSQLRLKISKSNYQKHRNAIWSLLAQFATSSTIFLPPIVCSFVILLGFNGSQVIVETFLVLACLHSLINVLVLVVTCPPYRKFVISLVRKS from the exons ATGTTTGATATAAATTTCTCGATAGCTTATTGGCTGTCCACTTATTATCACATAATTGGTGTAATTTCTATGATAGTggatttattttctatttacctaatattattcaaaagtaACAAACTCGACAATTTCCGCTACTTCCTGCTCAATTTCCAG atttcatgTGTTTTTACGGATATTTGCGTGACGTTTTTGTTCCAGCCAGTTCCGTTGTATCCCTTGTTGGCTGGGTATAATATGGGGATTGGGGTCCGGTATGGAGCAAGTTTGCATGTTGGAATA GCATGTATAACCTTCCTACTTTGTTATCAAATAGGAAGTATGATTATTTGCTTTGTCCATAAACATCAAACAATTGCGGGGacattgaaaaagttcaatattccaaaatatttattgattctCATGTTTGCCTATTTCCCAGCCTACACCGTCAGTGTCGCAAGCATTTATTCTAGGCTCAGTGTTCCggaatctttgaaatttgaatttgtagcCACT acgtACCCCGACCTGTTACCCGAGTTCAAGTCTCTTCCCAACTTTTCCATCTACGATTTCTCCgtgcattttaaaattttcataatctaCGCAATCACCGGGGGATCTATTGGATTTATTGTTTTCAGCTTAGTCTTATTAAATATTATCCGTATGCTCAGCCAGCTCAGactgaaaatctcaaagtcAAACTACCAAAAGCACCGGAACGCAATTTGGAGCCTGTTGGCTCAATTTGCAACGTCATCGACAATTTTTCTACCGCCAATTGTATGTAGTTTTGTCATTTTGCTGGGGTTTAATGGGTCTCAAG taatcgtAGAAACATTTCTGGTACTTGCCTGTCTTCATTCTTTGATCAATGTATTGGTTCTCGTGGTCACCTGTCCGCCTTATAGGAAATTTGTGATAAGTTTGGTTAGAAAAAGTTga
- the Y27F2A.9 gene encoding uncharacterized protein (Confirmed by transcript evidence), producing the protein MSLILFFYFMVLSEACMRTVPPEDVYISITLPYEDFTTESNEIAVTTDSSTVPQLVTETTEIPTATTTPVGVYVTGAPPSGPICFNC; encoded by the exons ATGTCTTTGATTTTATTCTTCTACTTTATGGTTCTGTCAGAAGCCTGTATGAGAACTGTCCCGCCGGAAGACGTGTACATTTCCATTACATTGCCTTACGAAGACTTTACCACAGAAAGTAATGAAATTGCCGTCACAACTGATTCATCG ACTGTTCCCCAACTAGTCACAGAAACCACTGAAATACCAACTGCAACTACCACGCCGGTTGGTGTCTATGTAACAGGAGCGCCTCCATCGGGACCAATATGTTTTAATTGTTAG
- the gcy-15 gene encoding Receptor-type guanylate cyclase gcy-15 (Confirmed by transcript evidence) has protein sequence MEIAINRLNADKDLEVFHDLDVNYVDTSKTAGPRAARTAALNNATVAAMGLMRDCYIQSTILNINLKIAVSDVCEMDLSSVKGFDQTSVLMNSQTNSLAKSVMYFLDKYQWKKVALVSPSAVLTAFAARVRSDLLDALTANKIDILVDSRLDPMSDITEKVKEDAEKARIFIICDWSSNANLLRNYIFKLGEMNKMQSGEYFVLGYISYDTNYQWLEASSGDQRLVHLGASDINDYNLTENDLHEVYKNVVILSDGPPPAEPNSTWEDIKTQVLKKKPAKMCPPYCNTTISEKITPRWDRIKLLFDSIQYLADATNDALNIGANIYQSDIFYEHLISRKVDSVTGVTEYIDGYGAIVGSMQIYYHFSSSSHNSYSLFPCARLAQSSLLNTVWSLTDYSEGLSIDFVNKSAPKDTPVCGFYGENCGPPANNTFIIVISVGVAVLIGLAIAAAFLYKRYRYERRLHSLFFMIDRNQIILKKHTNLMSQQSLRSMASIHGSVVAASQTLRDSHFFIEDYNNASSINASSIFNTGSTARAGPFGPIPGFGGVTGASEDEKWHQIPDFGVGLYEGRTVALKRIYRSDVEFTRSNRLEIAKLQESVNSNVIEFVGMVVQSPDVFVVYELAQRGSLKDILDNDDMPLDDVFRSQMTKDIIAGLEYLHSSPVGCHGRLKSTNCLIDARWMVRLSSFGLRELRGEETWQQEDDVQEGKDQLWTSPELLRWSTGLSQCGVLLVQKSDVYSLAIVLYELFGRLGPWGDEPMEPREIVSLVKREALAGKKPFRPDMAVLKESPRIVQETVVAAWTEDPLNRPSLHQIKRKLKPLTIGLKRTIMDNMVSMIEKYTDKLEKDIAERNEELEAEKAKSEALLKMMLPEVVADSLKLGSNVSAESFENCTVFFSDCPGFVEMSATSKPIDIVQFLNDLYTVFDRIIDQFDVYKVETIADAYMVASGLPVPNGNHHAGEIASLGLALLKAVESFKIRHLPNEKVRLRIGMNSGPCVAGVVGLKMPRYCLFGDTVNTASRMESNGIPLRINCSGTAKEILDQLGGYEIEERGIVEMKGKGKQMTYFVRGENSDMRRERIIRERVKFASLKKAQIQEKTYEFS, from the exons ATGGAAATCGCCATCAACCGTCTGAACGCTGATAAGGATCTTGAAGTCTTCCACGACCTCGATGTTAACTATGTGGACACATCAAAGACAGCGGGTCCTCGAGCTGCAAGAACAG cggcCTTGAACAATGCAACAGTTGCGGCCATGGGGCTCATGCGTGACTGCTATATCCAGAGCacaattttgaatatcaacttgaaaattgcagtttcaGATGTTTGTGAAATGGATTTATCTAGTGTGAAAGGGTTCGATCAGACATCTGTGCTTATGAATTCTCAGACTAATTCGCTAGCAAAG TCAGTTATGTATTTCTTGGACAAGTATCAATGGAAGAAAGTGGCCCTAGTATCCCCGTCGGCAGTTTTGACTGCTTTTGCTGCAAGGGTGCGCTCGGATTTGTTAG atgCCCTGACAGCAAATAAAATAGACATCCTGGTGGATTCTAGGCTGGACCCAATGAGTGATATCACTGAAAAGGTTAAGGAAGACGCGGAGAAAGCCAGAA TATTCATAATCTGCGATTGGTCCTCCAACGCAAACCTACTCCGGAACTATATATTCAAGCTCGGCGAGATGAACAAAATGCAGTCTGGAGAGTACTTTGTCCTTGGATACATCTCCTACGACACCAACTATCAGTGGCTTGAGGCTTCAAGTGGGGATCAGAGGCTTGTGCATTTGGGTGCCAGTGATA TTAATGACTACAACCTGACCGAAAATGACCTTCACGAGGTGTACAAGAACGTGGTGATCCTTTCCGATGGACCACCGCCGGCGGAGCCGAACTCCACTTGGGAGGATATCAAAACTCAGGTCTTGAAGAAGAAGCCCGCAAAAATGTGTCCGCCATATTGCAACACCACAATTTCGGAG aaaataacACCCCGCTGGGATCGCATAAAACTCCTATTCGACAGCATCCAATACCTTGCTGACGCCACAAATGACGCTCTGAACATTGGCGCCAACATCTACCAATCGGATATATTCTACGAACACCTTATCAGTCGCAAGGTCGATAGTGTCACAGGAGTCACAGAGTACATTGATGGATATGGAGCAATTGTTGGCTCTATGCAGATCTATTATCATTTCTCAAGTTCTTCTCACAACTCGTACTCTCTCTTCCCGTGTGCACGGCTTGCCCAGTCAAGCCTTCTAAATACAGTTTGGTCGCTCACGGATTACAGCGAGGGATTGTCAATTGATTTTGTGAATAAGTCGGCTCCAAAGGATACACCGGTTTGTGGGTTCTATGGGGAAAATTGTGGACCACCGGCGAACAATACATTCATCATTGTGATATCTGTCGGGGTGGCTGTTCTGATCGGTTTGGCAATTGCTGCCGCTTTCCTGTACAA acgcTACCGTTACGAACGAAGACTTCACTCCTTGTTCTTCATGATCGATCGGAATCAGATCATCCTTAAGAAGCACACCAACTTGATGAGCCAGCAGAGTCTGCGGAGTATGGCTAGCATTCATGGAAGTGTGGTGGCAGCG TCCCAAACCCTCCGAGACTCCCACTTCTTCATCGAAGACTACAACAATGCATCCTCAATCAACGCCTCATCCATCTTCAACACCGGATCCACAGCCCGAGCAGGCCCATTCGGGCCCATACCCGGATTCGGTGGTGTCACTGGAGCGTCTGAGGATGAGAAGTGGCATCAGATTCCTGATTTCGGCGTTGGTCTATATGAGGGAAGAACCGTTGCGCTGAAGAGAATCTATAGAAGTGATGTGGAATTCACGAGGAGTAACCGACTGGAGATCGCGAAGCTTCAGGAGTCGGTGAACTCGAATGTTATAGAATTTGTGGGAATGGTTGTGCAATCGCCGGACGTATTTGTGGTCTACGAGCTTGCTCAGAGAGGATCTTTGAAGGATATTCTGGATAATGATGACATGCCGTTGGATGATGTGTTCAGAAGTCAGATGACAAAGGATATAATCGCCGGTCTTGAGTACCTCCACTCCTCCCCAGTCGGTTGCCATGGTCGTCTGAAATCCACCAATTGTCTTATCGATGCTCGCTGGATGGTTCGTCTATCAAGTTTCGGGCTCCGTGAGCTCCGCGGAGAGGAGACCTGGCAGCAGGAGGATGATGTTCAGGAAGGCAAGGATCAGCTTTGGACATCACCGGAGCTGTTGAGATGGAGCACAGGCTTGAGCCAGTGCGGAGTTCTTCTGGTCCAGAAATCGGATGTCTATAGTTTGGCGATTGTGTTGTATGAGCTGTTCGGAAGGTTGGGACCATGGGGAGATGAGCCGATGGAGCCGAGGG AAATTGTGTCCCTGGTGAAACGAGAAGCCTTGGCCGGCAAGAAGCCATTCCGCCCGGATATGGCTGTGCTCAAGGAGTCTCCGCGTATCGTCCAGGAGACAGTCGTCGCCGCGTGGACTGAAGATCCTCTGAACCGCCCGTCCTTGCATCAAATCAAACGGAAGCTGAAACCTTTGACTATAGGGCT aaagcgAACGATCATGGACAATATGGTATCAATGATCGAGAAGTACACGGACAAGTTGGAGAAGGACATTGCCGAACGGAATGAGGAACTGGAAGCCGAGAAGGCAAAGAGTGAAGCTTTGCTGAAGATGATGCTCCCGGA agTAGTAGCAGACAGTCTGAAGCTAGGATCCAACGTCTCTGCGGAGAGCTTCGAAAACTGCACCGTTTTCTTTTCGGATTGCCCTGGATTCGTTGAAATGTCAGCCACAAGTAAACCTATAGAT ATTGTCCAATTCCTAAACGATTTATACACGGTCTTCGATCGAATCATTGATCAATTCGACGTCTACAAAGTGGAGACAATTGCAGACGCTTATATGGTCGCCTCGGGATTGCCTGTCCCAAATGGAAACCATCACGCCGGGGAGATCGCTTCTCTCGGGCTTGCTCTGCTGAAAGCTGTTGag AGCTTCAAAATCCGTCACCTACCAAATGAGAAGGTCCGTCTAAGAATTGGTATGAACTCGGGACCTTGTGTAGCAGGGGTTGTTGGGTTGAAG ATGCCGCGATATTGCTTGTTCGGGGACACTGTGAACACGGCAAGTCGCATGGAGAGTAATGGAattc CTCTCCGCATCAACTGCTCCGGCACCGCCAAAGAAATTCTCGACCAGCTCGGTGGCTATGAGATCGAAGAACGCGGAATTGTGGAGATGAAGGGAAAAGGCAAACAGATGACGTATTTTGTGAGAGGCGAGAATTCGGATATGAGAAGAGAGCGGATTATCAGAGAACGTGTCAAGTTCGCAAGCTTGAAGAAGGCTCAGATCCAAGAGAAGACTTATGAATTCTCGTGA